From the genome of Rhizobacter sp. AJA081-3:
GGCTGGGCCGGTTGCGCCGTCGCGGGCCTCGGCAGGGGCTGAGCCTGGGGCGGCTGCGCGGGCTGAGCCGGCTGCGCGGGTTGCGCTGGCTGCACGGGGCGGATCGCCGGCGACGTTTGCGGCATCGGCAGCGGGCGCACCGCCGGCGGCGCCACGACGGCCGGTGGGGTGACCGGGGCCGTGCGAACCTGAGGCTGGTCCTGCGGTTGCGGCCGGACCTGCGGCTGCGTCGGTTGCACCGGCTGGAGTTGCGGCTGCGGTTGCGCAGGCCGGCCATCCGGGGCCTGGCGCACCACGTCCGGCTGGTCACCCCGCTTGAAGTTCGGGATTCGTTCGCGCACGGCCGGCGAGAGGCCGCCGGCGGGCGCAGGAGTCGGCCGCACCGCGGGCGCGTCCGGGCGGCGCTGGATGGGCGGTGGCGCCGCCACCTGCGGCGCCGCGACGATGTTGCCGCGCGGCGCCTCGGTGCCAAGCTCTCGCACAGCCGGCGAACTGCGCCACTGGGCCGCGGCTGCCGCCACCGGCTGGCGCGTCGTCAGCGTGTTCGCGGGGACCACCGTCACCGCATGCGGGAACTTGCGATTGCGGTAGTCGCGTTCGCCCACCGCCTGCTGCGGGTTGTTGATGATGGTGGTGATGTTGGTGATGTTGGTGACATGCGTGACGTTGACGTTGCGCACGTAGCCCGGGCTGACGCGGTAGGTCGGCACGTAGACCTCGCGCGGTGCCAGCGGCACCCAGCCGACGGCCGGCCCGCCACCCACGGTGATGCCGATCTGAAGGCGCGGCCCGCCGATCCAGGCCACCAGCGCGGGCGCGTAGACCGGACGGCGCACGTAGGTGCCCGGCGACCAGCACCAGCTGGCGCCGACATAGACCCAGCGGCCGTAGTGGAACGGCGCGAAGCCCCAGGGCGCGTCGTCGACCCAGGTCCAGCCCCAGGGGGCGACCCAGGCCCAGCGGCCGGTGGTGTAAGGCGCCCAGCCGGCCGACACGCCGCGCGGCACCCACAGCGCGCCGTACTCGGGGTTCTGCTGCCAGGCGCCGTAGCGGTCGAGGTCCTCGACGCCGGTCATCTCGGGCGAGACGTAGCGTGTGGACACGCTGCGGTCGTCGGCGCGGTCGCGCTCGGCGACCCAGCCGGCGAAGGCGTCGCGCACCGGCTCGACAATGCTGTACTGCGCGGCGTTGGCGTTGTCGAGCCAGAACTCGGCCCGCTGGCCGGTGAACACCGTCAGCGCGCTGCCGGGCCCTTCGTAGAGGGCCTGGCCGGATTGCACCGTGACGCGGCTGGTGTCGTCTTCGCGGTCGAAGCGGTAGCGGCCGGTGCGCTGCGCGGTGAATCGGCCTTCGCTGGTGCGCAGCTCGAACTCGGGCACGGCCTCGCGGCTGCGCAGCCGCACGGCCAGGCTGCCGCCGTGCAACTGCACCGACAGGTGCTCGTCATCGAGCCGCAGCAACTCGAACTCGCTGCCGCGGTCCACTCTCAGGGTGGTCGAGCCGATGCGGATCTCCGCACGGCCGTCGCCATCGGTGGCCACGCGGTCACCGGCGGTCAAGGGCCGGTTGCGCTCGGCGGCGATCCATTCGCCTTCTTCCGGGTGATAGAGCCACACCTGTCCCTGCACCTCGGAGATGCGGCCGACCCGGCCGGGCGGGTCGATCGCCTCGCCCTGGGCCTGCGAGGGCACGGGCGCGGCCAGCGCAGTGCCGGCCTGCAGCAGCGGGAAGGCACACAGGGCCGCCAGGGCCAGGCTGTGCAACAGACGGGGAGTTTGGCTTCGCATGGGGTGCCTCGTTCTTGTCAGATCCGGCCCGGGCGCCGACACGGCAGCCAGGCTGTACCCCAGCAACGCGCCGAGGGCTGCAGCAGCCGACCACGCCACTGCGGGCGACACACAGCTTTACACACCCGCAGCGTTCAGTCGTCTTCCGCCGCGTCCAGGCCGGGGAACAGCACGCTGGTATAGCCGAAACGGCTGAAATCGCGCACCCGCATCGGATAGAGCTTGCCGATGAGGTGGTCGCATTCGTGCTGCACGACGCGGGCATGGAAGCCCTCGGCCTCGCGCTCGATGCGCTGGCCTTTCGGGTCGAAGCCGGTGTAGCGAATGCGTGCGAAGCGCGGCACCACCGCGCGCAGGCCCGGCACCGAGAGGCAGCCCTCCCAGCCTTCGTCCTCTTCGTCGGACAGCGGCTCGATGCTCGGGTTGAGCAGCACCGTCTCGGGCACCGGCTCGCGGTCCGGGTAGCGGCGGTTGGTGGTGAAGCCAAAGATCACCAGCGCCAGATCCACGCCGATCTGCGGCGCCGCCAGGCCGGCGCCTTCGGCGGCGCGCATGGTCTCGAACATGTCGCGGATCAGCGCGTGCAGCTCCGGCGTGTCGAAGGCCTGTACCGGCTTGGCGACGCGCAGCAGCCGCGGGTCGCCCATCTTGAGGATTTCTCGAATGGTCATCCGGCGATGGTAGCGAAGGCCGCAATGACCTCCGGCGGCGCCTGCACCAGTTCGATCAGGACGCCCTCGCCGCCGATCGGGAACTCTTCGCTGCCCTTCGGGTGCATGAAGCAGATGTCGAAGCCGGCCGCACCCTTGCGGATACCGCCAGGCGCGAAGCGCACGCCATTGGCACCCAGCCACTCGACGGCCTTGGGCAGATCGTCGATCCACAGGCCGATGTGGTTCAGCGGCGTGGCGTGCACGGCGGGCTTCTTGTCCGGGTCCAGCGGCTGCATCAGGTCGACCTCGACCTTGAACGGCCCCGCACCCATCGCACAGATGTCCTCGTCGACGTTCTCGCGCTCGGAGCGGAAGGTGCCGGTGACCTTGAGGCCGAGCTTGTCGACCCACAGCGTCTTCAACCGCTCCTTGCTCAGGCCGCCGATGGCCACCTGCTGGATGCCCAGCACCTTGAACGGACGCCCGCTCATTGGAACTCCAGGATGATCTGGTCGACCGCGAGGCTCTCGCCCTTGCTCGCCGACACCTTGGCGACCACGCCGTCCTGCTGCGCGACGAGGATGTTCTCCATCTTCATCGCCTCGATCACGGCCAGCTTCTCGCCGGCGCGCACCGCCTGGCCGGGCTGCACGGTCACGTCGACCAGCAGCCCAGGCATCGGCGAGAGCAGGAAGCGCGACAGGTCGGGCGGCGCCTTGAAGGGCATCAGCGCCTCCAGTTCGGCGGCGCGCGCCGACAGCACGCGCGCGTTGACCTGCAGGCCGTTGTGGACGATGCGGTAGTGCAGCCCGATGCGCTCGATCTGCGCGAAGAACGGTCGGCCGTCGATCTCGCCGCTGACGGCGATGTCGCGCAGCGGGCCGGCGAAGCGCAGCTTCGAGGTCTTGCCGCCGAGGGTGACGCGGTAGCTGCCGTCGCCGTCGGTCACGCGCACCGGCGTCTGGCGGCGCTGGCCTTGCTCATCGGCCAGCACGACGACGAAGTCCTCGCCCACCTGCAGTTCATGGCCAGGCAACTGCCCGGTGATGCGCGAAGCACGCTCGCGCATGCGCCGGTGCGCCGCCGCGGCGAGCAGGATCAGGAAACCCGGGTCGTCGTGCGGCACCAGCGCGGCCGAGAAGCCCTTCGGGTAGTTCTCGGCGATGAAGCCGGTGTTGAAGTCGCCCGCGACGAACTTCGGGTGCGCCAGCAGCGCCGACTGGAAGGGGATGTTGCTCGACACGCCGCGGATCACGAAGGCGTTGAGCGCCTCGCGCATCTTGCGGATCGCGTCGTCGCGGTCCAGGCCGTGCACGATCAGCTTGGCGATCATCGAGTCGTAGTACATCGGGATCTCGCCGCCCTCGTACACGCCGGTGTCCACGCGCACGCCGC
Proteins encoded in this window:
- the def gene encoding peptide deformylase encodes the protein MTIREILKMGDPRLLRVAKPVQAFDTPELHALIRDMFETMRAAEGAGLAAPQIGVDLALVIFGFTTNRRYPDREPVPETVLLNPSIEPLSDEEDEGWEGCLSVPGLRAVVPRFARIRYTGFDPKGQRIEREAEGFHARVVQHECDHLIGKLYPMRVRDFSRFGYTSVLFPGLDAAEDD
- a CDS encoding DUF6600 domain-containing protein — translated: MRSQTPRLLHSLALAALCAFPLLQAGTALAAPVPSQAQGEAIDPPGRVGRISEVQGQVWLYHPEEGEWIAAERNRPLTAGDRVATDGDGRAEIRIGSTTLRVDRGSEFELLRLDDEHLSVQLHGGSLAVRLRSREAVPEFELRTSEGRFTAQRTGRYRFDREDDTSRVTVQSGQALYEGPGSALTVFTGQRAEFWLDNANAAQYSIVEPVRDAFAGWVAERDRADDRSVSTRYVSPEMTGVEDLDRYGAWQQNPEYGALWVPRGVSAGWAPYTTGRWAWVAPWGWTWVDDAPWGFAPFHYGRWVYVGASWCWSPGTYVRRPVYAPALVAWIGGPRLQIGITVGGGPAVGWVPLAPREVYVPTYRVSPGYVRNVNVTHVTNITNITTIINNPQQAVGERDYRNRKFPHAVTVVPANTLTTRQPVAAAAAQWRSSPAVRELGTEAPRGNIVAAPQVAAPPPIQRRPDAPAVRPTPAPAGGLSPAVRERIPNFKRGDQPDVVRQAPDGRPAQPQPQLQPVQPTQPQVRPQPQDQPQVRTAPVTPPAVVAPPAVRPLPMPQTSPAIRPVQPAQPAQPAQPAQPPQAQPLPRPATAQPAQPVVPVQRPAATPVPAVNPGAVMRGAGQQNGQANRPDAGARAPQAEPQRAPEQRRERDDRPGAVRER
- a CDS encoding VOC family protein produces the protein MSGRPFKVLGIQQVAIGGLSKERLKTLWVDKLGLKVTGTFRSERENVDEDICAMGAGPFKVEVDLMQPLDPDKKPAVHATPLNHIGLWIDDLPKAVEWLGANGVRFAPGGIRKGAAGFDICFMHPKGSEEFPIGGEGVLIELVQAPPEVIAAFATIAG